In Desulfarculaceae bacterium, the following are encoded in one genomic region:
- a CDS encoding DegQ family serine endoprotease: MNIHKPLLLALALLMALAVAVPASAEYVPASFADLASKVSPAVVNIRIVKVIKSGGPGMYNFQGQQQGPGSENQPGAPDLHEFFRRFFGGQGGPGGPGGPGMPPGHPREFKQRALGSGVIIDPTGYAITNNHVVAEADEILVRTKDEKEYPATIVGRDPKTDLALIKIKADHELPFLSLGDSDKVRVGDWVLAVGNPFGLEHTVTAGIISAKGRIIGAGPYDNFLQTDASINPGNSGGPLINLKGEVIGINTAIVPQGQGLGFAIPVNTTKQIVAQLKTTGRVIRGWLGVTIQPVTKELAEKFGLDEAMGALVADVVPGSPAAKAGLKRGDVIVRYDGKKVKDMQALPRLVAETKVGNEVTVEVVRGGKKRPLQVTIGELKSETPAKAKVGKVEQNKLGLALQQLTPDLAKQLGIPGKKGLVITGIEGGSPAAEAGLMRGDVILEAAQKPVTNLQEFNDAAGKLKPGDGLLLLVQRRDSTLFVVIKAPKN; encoded by the coding sequence ATGAATATCCATAAGCCCCTGCTGCTGGCGCTGGCCCTGTTGATGGCCCTGGCCGTGGCGGTTCCGGCGAGCGCCGAGTACGTGCCCGCCTCCTTCGCCGACCTGGCCTCCAAGGTCTCGCCGGCGGTGGTCAACATCCGCATCGTCAAGGTCATCAAATCCGGTGGCCCCGGCATGTACAACTTCCAGGGACAGCAGCAGGGCCCGGGCTCGGAAAACCAGCCCGGCGCGCCCGACCTGCATGAGTTCTTCCGCCGCTTCTTCGGCGGCCAGGGCGGCCCCGGCGGTCCCGGCGGCCCCGGCATGCCTCCGGGCCATCCCCGCGAGTTCAAGCAGCGCGCCCTGGGCTCCGGCGTGATCATCGACCCCACCGGCTACGCCATCACCAACAACCATGTGGTGGCCGAGGCCGACGAGATCCTGGTGCGGACCAAGGACGAGAAGGAATACCCGGCCACCATCGTGGGCCGCGACCCCAAGACCGACCTGGCCCTGATCAAGATCAAGGCCGATCATGAGCTGCCCTTCTTGTCCCTGGGCGACAGCGACAAGGTGCGGGTGGGCGATTGGGTCCTGGCCGTGGGCAACCCCTTCGGCCTGGAGCACACCGTCACCGCGGGCATCATCAGCGCCAAGGGCCGCATCATCGGCGCGGGCCCCTATGACAACTTCCTGCAGACCGACGCCAGCATCAACCCGGGCAACTCCGGCGGCCCGTTGATCAACCTCAAGGGCGAGGTGATCGGCATCAACACCGCCATCGTGCCCCAGGGCCAGGGCCTGGGCTTCGCCATCCCGGTGAACACCACCAAGCAGATAGTGGCCCAGCTCAAGACTACCGGCCGGGTGATCCGCGGCTGGCTGGGCGTCACTATCCAGCCCGTGACCAAGGAGCTGGCCGAGAAGTTCGGCCTGGACGAGGCCATGGGAGCCCTGGTGGCCGACGTGGTGCCCGGCAGCCCGGCGGCCAAGGCCGGCCTGAAGCGCGGCGACGTGATCGTGCGCTACGACGGCAAGAAGGTCAAGGACATGCAGGCCCTGCCCCGCCTGGTGGCCGAGACCAAGGTGGGCAACGAGGTCACCGTGGAAGTGGTGCGCGGCGGCAAGAAGCGCCCCTTGCAGGTCACCATCGGCGAGCTCAAGTCCGAGACCCCGGCCAAGGCCAAGGTGGGCAAGGTGGAGCAGAACAAGCTGGGCCTGGCCCTGCAGCAGCTCACCCCCGACCTGGCCAAGCAGCTGGGCATCCCGGGCAAGAAGGGCCTGGTCATCACCGGCATCGAGGGCGGCAGCCCCGCGGCCGAGGCCGGTCTGATGCGCGGCGACGTGATCCTGGAGGCGGCCCAGAAGCCGGTGACCAACCTGCAAGAGTTCAACGACGCGGCGGGCAAGCTCAAGCCCGGCGACGGCCTGCTCCTGCTGGTCCAGCGCCGCGACTCCACCCTGTTCGTGGTGATCAAGGCGCCTAAAAACTAG
- a CDS encoding 4-(cytidine 5'-diphospho)-2-C-methyl-D-erythritol kinase, with amino-acid sequence MHLTLEAPAKVNLYLRILGRRPDGYHDLATLMQPLDLSDTLEVTLGAPGLSLSCDRPELEGPDNLVLKAARAYYAALGRPPAARFHLVKRIPVAAGLGGGSSDAAAALIALNALHQSALEPQRLAELAAGLGADVPFFLAGCAAWCTGIGERVEPWEDFPPLHYVLVNPGFALSTAWVYQQFDLQWTNTLQTTKIKRPQRKTDPIGGLLFNDLESVSLREHPILGKIKSALKEAGAEGCLMSGSGPTVFGVFAQATQCGEAARRLRQRGGWWVRSCQGVRA; translated from the coding sequence ATGCATCTGACCCTCGAGGCCCCGGCCAAGGTCAATCTTTACCTGCGCATCCTGGGGCGCCGCCCCGACGGCTACCACGACCTGGCCACCCTCATGCAGCCCCTGGACTTAAGCGACACCCTGGAAGTGACCCTGGGCGCCCCGGGCCTGAGCCTCAGCTGCGACCGCCCCGAGCTGGAGGGCCCGGACAACTTGGTGCTTAAGGCGGCCCGCGCCTATTACGCCGCCCTGGGCCGCCCCCCGGCGGCGCGTTTTCATTTGGTGAAACGCATCCCCGTGGCCGCCGGACTGGGCGGGGGCAGCTCCGACGCGGCCGCCGCGCTCATCGCTCTTAACGCATTGCACCAAAGCGCCCTGGAGCCCCAGCGCCTGGCCGAGCTGGCCGCCGGGCTGGGCGCGGACGTTCCTTTCTTCCTGGCCGGGTGCGCCGCCTGGTGCACCGGCATCGGCGAGCGGGTGGAGCCCTGGGAAGATTTCCCTCCCCTGCACTATGTCCTGGTCAATCCCGGCTTCGCCCTGTCCACGGCCTGGGTCTACCAACAATTTGATTTGCAATGGACAAATACCCTTCAAACCACTAAAATAAAACGCCCCCAAAGAAAGACGGACCCTATCGGCGGACTCCTGTTCAATGATTTGGAGTCGGTTTCTCTTAGGGAGCACCCCATACTGGGCAAGATCAAGTCGGCGCTAAAAGAGGCCGGTGCCGAGGGGTGTTTGATGAGCGGCAGCGGACCCACCGTGTTCGGGGTGTTCGCCCAAGCCACCCAGTGTGGGGAAGCGGCCCGCCGCCTCCGCCAACGGGGAGGGTGGTGGGTTCGGTCTTGCCAAGGCGTCAGAGCTTGA
- the spoVG gene encoding septation regulator SpoVG — MDVTEVRVFPVEEERLKAYATITLDHCFLVRDLKIIHGNKGLFVAMPSKKRKDGTYQDTAHPLNRETRRMIEDAVLAEYERVRNEDVLVSEAGG; from the coding sequence ATGGACGTGACCGAGGTAAGGGTCTTCCCGGTAGAGGAAGAGCGACTAAAGGCTTACGCAACTATCACCCTTGATCATTGCTTCCTGGTGAGAGACCTCAAGATCATCCATGGCAATAAGGGCCTGTTTGTGGCTATGCCCAGCAAAAAGCGCAAGGATGGCACTTACCAGGACACCGCACATCCCCTGAACCGGGAAACGCGGCGCATGATCGAGGATGCGGTTCTAGCCGAATACGAACGCGTCCGGAACGAAGACGTTCTGGTCAGCGAAGCCGGCGGATAG